In Sphingomonas psychrotolerans, the following proteins share a genomic window:
- a CDS encoding helicase-related protein, protein MSQFARSPVTAVLGPTNTGKTHLAVERMCGHASGMIGFPLRLLAREVYDRVVRIKGVESVGLVTGEEKILPPKARWLLCTAESMPVEREVAFVGLDEAQIGADPERGHVFTDRLLRARGYAETMILGSDSLKPMLKALVPDAEIIGRPRFSTLSYAGAKKLSRLPRRSAIVAFSAEEVYAVAEALRRLRGGAAVVMGALSPRTRNAQVAMFQAGEVDYLVATDAIGMGLNMDVNHVAFASLSKFDGRRQRRLTIAEMAQIAGRAGRHQRDGTFGALHEEGPSAFTPEEVLALEAHQVPRLEHLFWREGAPDFASIDALIASLEAKPRDEALRAAPQAVDLAVLKHLAEEDWVRARVCAPRMVMRLWAACGLPDFRKLGVDPHARFVGRLFGHLSEANGHVPHQWFADEIARLDNMAGDVETLAGRIAAARSWAYIAHRADWLEDPIHWAERTRAIEEKLSDALHASLTQRFVDKRTTILLRQIGAGASDLPVTIGAQGEVSVEEHPLGKLEGFRFTVQAEARAADKRMLLAAAEKRLAGEFRKRGEALIESSDADLAIANNAVEWRGFAVAMLRPGVNLVRPRITIDRALDVLDPQARSAVQARLETWFATQIERHLPVLAKLDAASRDPAAGSPLRALANALLDSGGLLPRRAAAILVESLDGDARKQLRSIGVTIGTLDLFAPALLKPVAARWRRALMGLADAPAEGTTVLARNAPGADLAYGYRPLGAQAVRVDLVERIARAAHDARQGRKPFAPDPALATSIGLSTETLARLMAQLGFKTAKPRDGEPQRWIWQGLTPVARPRAAPIDNAFAALAGLRDG, encoded by the coding sequence ATGAGCCAGTTCGCGCGTTCGCCGGTCACTGCGGTGCTCGGCCCCACCAACACCGGCAAGACCCACCTCGCGGTCGAGCGGATGTGCGGCCATGCCAGCGGCATGATCGGCTTCCCGCTGCGGCTGCTGGCGCGCGAGGTCTATGACCGCGTCGTCCGAATCAAGGGAGTGGAATCGGTCGGGCTGGTCACCGGCGAGGAGAAGATCCTGCCCCCGAAAGCCCGCTGGCTATTGTGCACTGCCGAGAGCATGCCAGTCGAGCGCGAGGTGGCGTTCGTCGGATTGGACGAGGCGCAGATCGGCGCAGACCCCGAGCGCGGGCACGTCTTCACCGATCGGCTGCTGCGCGCGCGCGGCTATGCCGAAACGATGATCCTGGGGTCGGATTCGCTGAAGCCGATGCTCAAGGCGCTCGTGCCCGATGCCGAGATCATTGGCCGCCCGCGCTTCTCGACCTTGAGCTATGCCGGCGCGAAGAAGCTCTCGCGCCTTCCCCGCCGCTCGGCAATCGTCGCCTTTTCGGCCGAGGAAGTCTACGCGGTCGCCGAGGCGCTCCGGCGGCTGCGCGGCGGCGCTGCGGTGGTGATGGGCGCGCTTTCCCCGCGCACCCGCAACGCCCAGGTCGCGATGTTCCAGGCCGGCGAAGTCGATTATCTCGTCGCCACCGACGCGATCGGCATGGGGCTCAACATGGATGTGAACCATGTCGCCTTCGCCAGCCTCTCCAAGTTCGACGGCCGCCGCCAGCGCCGGCTGACCATTGCGGAAATGGCGCAGATCGCCGGCCGCGCCGGCCGCCACCAGCGCGACGGCACCTTCGGCGCGCTGCACGAGGAAGGCCCCAGCGCCTTCACGCCCGAGGAAGTGCTGGCACTCGAAGCGCATCAAGTGCCCCGGCTCGAACATCTCTTCTGGCGCGAAGGCGCGCCCGATTTCGCCAGCATCGACGCGCTGATCGCCAGCCTCGAGGCCAAGCCCCGCGACGAGGCGCTGCGTGCCGCACCGCAGGCGGTGGACCTCGCCGTGCTCAAGCATCTCGCCGAAGAGGATTGGGTGCGCGCGCGGGTGTGCGCGCCGCGGATGGTGATGCGGCTCTGGGCGGCGTGCGGCCTACCCGATTTCCGCAAGCTGGGCGTCGATCCGCATGCGCGCTTCGTCGGCCGGCTGTTCGGGCACCTCTCCGAAGCCAATGGCCATGTTCCGCACCAATGGTTCGCCGACGAGATCGCGCGGCTGGACAATATGGCCGGCGATGTCGAAACGCTTGCGGGACGGATCGCCGCGGCGCGCAGCTGGGCCTATATCGCCCACCGCGCCGACTGGCTCGAGGACCCGATCCACTGGGCCGAACGTACGCGAGCGATCGAGGAAAAGCTTTCCGACGCGCTTCACGCCAGCCTTACCCAGCGCTTCGTCGACAAGCGCACCACAATATTGCTCCGCCAGATCGGCGCCGGCGCCTCGGACCTGCCGGTGACGATCGGCGCGCAAGGCGAAGTCAGCGTCGAGGAGCATCCGCTGGGCAAGCTCGAGGGCTTCCGCTTCACTGTGCAGGCCGAAGCGCGGGCGGCGGACAAGCGCATGTTGCTCGCGGCGGCGGAGAAAAGGCTGGCGGGCGAATTTCGCAAACGCGGCGAGGCGCTGATCGAGTCGAGCGATGCCGATCTCGCTATTGCGAACAATGCCGTGGAATGGCGCGGCTTCGCGGTCGCGATGCTGCGGCCCGGCGTCAATCTGGTTCGCCCCAGGATCACGATCGATCGCGCACTCGATGTGCTCGACCCGCAGGCGCGCAGCGCAGTGCAGGCGCGGCTCGAGACGTGGTTCGCCACGCAGATCGAGCGCCATCTCCCCGTCCTCGCCAAGCTCGACGCCGCCAGCCGCGATCCTGCCGCCGGCAGTCCGCTCCGCGCGCTGGCGAACGCGCTGCTCGATTCCGGTGGACTGCTCCCGCGCCGGGCTGCCGCGATTTTGGTCGAAAGCCTCGACGGCGACGCGCGCAAGCAGCTGCGATCAATCGGGGTGACGATCGGCACGCTCGACCTGTTCGCGCCCGCCTTGCTCAAGCCCGTCGCCGCGCGCTGGCGGCGCGCACTGATGGGGCTGGCCGATGCGCCTGCCGAAGGCACGACAGTGCTCGCACGCAATGCCCCCGGCGCCGATCTCGCTTATGGCTACCGCCCGCTGGGCGCGCAGGCGGTTCGCGTCGATCTGGTCGAGCGAATCGCACGCGCCGCGCACGACGCCCGGCAGGGGCGCAAGCCCTTCGCACCCGATCCCGCGCTTGCCACTTCGATCGGCCTTTCCACCGAGACGCTGGCCCGGCTGATGGCGCAACTCGGCTTCAAAACTGCGAAGCCGCGTGACGGCGAGCCGCAGCGCTGGATCTGGCAAGGCCTGACACCCGTCGCGAGGCCCCGTGCCGCGCCCATCGACAATGCCTTCGCGGCACTCGCGGGATTGCGCGATGGCTGA
- a CDS encoding TIGR02186 family protein, protein MGQAKPVLVPDVSQRNIEIAYSFTGAELLLFGAILYPRGRAPDPEDGPVDIVVVVRGPTQAVLVREKEKLAGIWLNAESMRYRSAPSFYAVASSRPMRGIVDERTRAIYELGVDSLQLSPASSAVPEVQARFDRGLVALRTRSGLFYEDSHAVEITGGVLYRARIDIPARVPVGRFTAETFLIQNGRVLAAAVRPIDIRKSGFERFVATSAERYSIPYGLVAVALSVLFGWGAGALWRRF, encoded by the coding sequence ATGGGGCAGGCCAAGCCGGTGCTCGTTCCCGACGTGTCGCAGCGCAACATCGAGATCGCCTATTCGTTCACCGGCGCCGAATTGCTGCTGTTCGGCGCAATCCTCTATCCACGCGGACGTGCGCCCGATCCCGAGGATGGGCCGGTCGACATTGTCGTGGTGGTCCGCGGGCCGACCCAGGCAGTGCTGGTTCGCGAGAAGGAAAAGCTCGCGGGCATCTGGCTCAACGCCGAATCGATGCGCTATCGCTCGGCGCCGAGCTTCTACGCCGTCGCCTCGTCGCGCCCGATGCGCGGCATCGTCGACGAGCGGACCCGGGCGATCTACGAGCTCGGGGTCGACAGCCTCCAGCTCTCCCCCGCGTCGAGCGCGGTGCCCGAAGTGCAGGCGCGGTTCGATCGCGGGCTGGTCGCCCTGCGCACTCGCAGCGGCCTGTTCTACGAGGATTCGCACGCAGTCGAGATCACCGGCGGCGTCCTCTATCGCGCCCGCATCGACATTCCGGCGCGGGTGCCGGTCGGGCGTTTCACTGCCGAGACCTTCCTGATCCAGAACGGCCGGGTGCTCGCCGCCGCAGTGCGGCCGATCGACATCCGCAAATCGGGCTTCGAGCGATTCGTCGCGACCAGTGCCGAGCGCTACTCCATTCCCTATGGCCTCGTCGCAGTGGCGCTGTCGGTGCTGTTCGGCTGGGGCGCAGGCGCATTGTGGCGGCGGTTCTGA
- the pdeM gene encoding ligase-associated DNA damage response endonuclease PdeM: MVPLSFGSHDFEALAEGALYWRARRALLVADLHFEKGSWFASKGQMLPPYDSLATLSQLAALVDRTGAAELWCLGDSFHDSAGCERLPADARALLTGLTARLDWRWITGNHDSLLVDHCGGTILEEAEVDGLVLRHEAVPGEPRPELSGHFHPKLRISVRGRQVARRCFVATATKLILPAFGALTGGLDAHHPEIVRAVGRGAQALVALDDRLLRFPLAA; the protein is encoded by the coding sequence ATGGTTCCCCTTTCGTTCGGCAGTCATGATTTCGAGGCGTTGGCAGAAGGCGCGCTCTATTGGCGTGCCCGGCGGGCATTGCTCGTCGCCGATCTGCATTTCGAAAAGGGCAGCTGGTTCGCGAGCAAGGGGCAGATGCTGCCGCCTTACGATTCGCTGGCGACGCTCAGCCAGCTGGCGGCTTTGGTCGATCGTACCGGAGCGGCGGAATTATGGTGCCTCGGAGACAGTTTCCATGATTCGGCAGGCTGCGAGCGACTTCCCGCCGATGCCCGCGCGCTGCTCACCGGGCTGACCGCGCGGCTCGACTGGCGTTGGATCACCGGCAATCACGATTCGCTGCTCGTCGATCATTGCGGCGGGACGATCCTCGAGGAAGCCGAGGTCGACGGGCTCGTGCTTCGCCACGAGGCCGTACCGGGCGAGCCGCGGCCCGAGCTTTCGGGGCATTTCCATCCCAAGCTGCGGATCAGCGTGCGCGGCCGGCAAGTGGCGCGGCGCTGCTTCGTCGCCACCGCGACCAAGCTGATCCTGCCGGCGTTCGGCGCGCTCACCGGTGGGCTGGATGCGCATCATCCCGAGATCGTCCGCGCGGTCGGCCGCGGTGCGCAGGCGCTGGTCGCGCTCGACGATCGGCTGCTGCGCTTCCCGCTGGCCGCCTAG
- a CDS encoding ATP-binding protein, protein MEGQFGARVFENAAPISSGDAAAPRAAGRPIGAVLEIAGSSSQVMFDPAEVEALGASSDAAIANSGQVGSQVKMRVGSTWLIANVRSLRLDASGDRILAQVDFLGEGDEEKLTGKLYKFRRGVTRYPTPGCAVFPVSTADLKQIYAADDRAHIEIGNVYPTRDIRAALYVDAMLGKHFALLGSTGTGKSTAAALILHRICELSPQGHIVMIDPHGEYGSAFKTTGALYDVSNLQMPYWLMNFEEHCEVFLTTQNSARQVDADILAKCILLAKGKNRLAQEFGKLTVDAPIPYLLSDLTQILQLEMGKMDKATDTAPYLRLRSKIDEIKADPRYTFMFSGMLVADTMANFLARIFRLPGDGKPISIIDVSGVPSEITSVVVAVLSRMVFDFAIWSRGESKRPVLLVCEEAHRYVPNERNADGSSVGRILSRIAKEGRKYGVSLGLITQRPSDLAEGVLSQCGTILAMRLNNERDQAFVKAAMPEGARGFLDSIPALRNRECIAVGEGVATPIRLLFDALEDGKRPASDDPLFSELWRESGGEEQMLERTIKRWRSQGR, encoded by the coding sequence ATGGAAGGTCAGTTTGGCGCGCGCGTCTTCGAGAATGCCGCGCCCATTTCGTCGGGAGATGCGGCCGCGCCGCGCGCCGCAGGGCGCCCGATCGGCGCGGTGCTCGAGATCGCTGGCTCGTCGAGCCAGGTGATGTTCGATCCCGCGGAAGTCGAGGCGCTCGGCGCCAGCAGCGACGCCGCGATCGCCAATTCAGGGCAGGTCGGCAGCCAGGTCAAGATGCGCGTCGGCAGCACCTGGCTGATCGCCAATGTCCGCTCGCTCCGCCTCGATGCCAGCGGCGACCGTATCCTCGCCCAGGTCGATTTTCTCGGCGAAGGCGACGAAGAGAAGCTCACTGGCAAGCTCTACAAGTTTCGCCGCGGCGTAACGCGCTATCCCACGCCCGGCTGCGCGGTGTTCCCGGTCTCTACCGCAGATCTCAAGCAGATCTACGCCGCCGACGACCGCGCGCACATCGAGATCGGCAATGTCTATCCGACCAGGGACATTCGTGCCGCGCTCTATGTCGATGCGATGCTCGGCAAGCATTTCGCGCTGCTCGGCTCGACGGGTACCGGCAAATCGACCGCCGCGGCCTTGATCCTCCACCGGATCTGCGAGCTCTCGCCGCAAGGTCACATCGTGATGATCGACCCGCACGGCGAATATGGCAGCGCGTTCAAGACCACCGGCGCGCTCTACGACGTCTCGAACCTGCAGATGCCCTATTGGCTGATGAACTTCGAGGAGCATTGCGAGGTGTTCCTCACCACGCAGAACTCGGCCCGCCAGGTCGATGCCGACATCCTCGCCAAATGCATCCTGCTCGCCAAGGGCAAGAACCGGCTGGCGCAGGAATTCGGCAAGCTCACCGTCGACGCCCCGATCCCCTATCTGCTGTCGGACCTGACCCAGATCCTCCAGCTCGAAATGGGCAAGATGGACAAGGCGACCGACACGGCGCCCTATCTGCGCCTGCGCAGCAAGATCGACGAGATCAAGGCCGATCCGCGCTACACCTTCATGTTCTCGGGCATGCTCGTCGCCGATACGATGGCGAACTTCCTCGCGCGCATCTTCCGCCTGCCGGGCGACGGCAAGCCGATCTCGATCATCGACGTATCGGGCGTGCCTTCGGAAATCACGTCGGTGGTGGTCGCGGTGCTCAGCCGGATGGTGTTCGATTTCGCGATCTGGTCGCGCGGCGAATCGAAGCGCCCGGTGCTGCTGGTTTGCGAAGAGGCGCACCGCTACGTCCCCAACGAGCGCAATGCCGACGGCTCGTCGGTCGGGCGCATCTTGAGCCGGATCGCCAAGGAAGGCCGCAAGTACGGCGTCTCGCTCGGCCTGATCACCCAGCGCCCCTCGGATCTCGCCGAGGGCGTGCTCTCGCAGTGCGGCACGATTCTCGCGATGCGGCTCAACAACGAGCGCGACCAGGCCTTCGTCAAGGCGGCGATGCCCGAAGGCGCGCGCGGCTTCCTCGATTCGATCCCGGCGCTCAGGAACCGCGAATGCATCGCGGTCGGCGAAGGCGTCGCCACGCCGATCCGCCTGCTGTTCGATGCTCTCGAAGACGGCAAACGCCCGGCTTCGGACGATCCGCTCTTCTCCGAGCTGTGGCGGGAAAGCGGCGGCGAGGAGCAGATGCTCGAACGCACGATCAAGCGCTGGCGTTCACAGGGGCGGTAG
- a CDS encoding M23 family metallopeptidase codes for MFAGGGGTFDDGVFGGHRALFLRNDHGLELGGGAVVTPAFPPVPGTALSTRLKRRVFANVDLAPDLGARIGTLTWYRGVATCVGLCAMTFLMAPGFETPIYGTVAPALIGADLDAARAQAIKPLAMGATMGYHVAATSLVAPLTDTPERPIISLDAKLASGDALLSVLKRSGVGAADAEQVGALVTKAVSFDQIQPGTMLDITLGRRTDKAQARPLQNMAFRARFDLKLEVARNGNSLSLKQIPIAIDHTPLRVQGAIGSSLYRSARAAGAPAKAVESFIRTLATRVPVSHLGSNCKFDIIVKQARAATGEVQLGNLLYAGVSSCDNKVQLMPWESNGKTEWFDGGGKGNKTGMMAMPANGRFSSAFGMRRHPILGYNRMHKGIDIAAPWGTPVYAATDGTVQFAGRSAGYGNFIKLNHGGAFGTGYGHLSRIVVRGGQSVRKGQVIGAVGNTGMSTGPHLHYELYKNGVAVNPRSVAFSSLRQLTGSDLGAFRSKLSQLLSVPVGRGAAKDED; via the coding sequence GTGTTCGCCGGGGGTGGCGGCACGTTCGACGACGGGGTTTTCGGGGGGCATCGCGCCTTGTTCCTGCGTAACGATCATGGCCTGGAGCTTGGCGGCGGTGCGGTGGTCACGCCTGCGTTTCCGCCTGTGCCCGGCACCGCGCTCAGCACCAGGCTCAAGCGCCGCGTCTTCGCCAATGTCGACCTCGCACCCGATCTCGGCGCGCGCATCGGCACGCTGACCTGGTATCGAGGCGTCGCGACCTGCGTCGGGCTTTGCGCGATGACGTTCCTGATGGCCCCGGGATTCGAGACTCCGATCTACGGGACCGTCGCGCCGGCGCTGATCGGCGCTGATCTCGACGCCGCGCGGGCGCAGGCGATCAAGCCGCTCGCGATGGGCGCAACCATGGGCTACCACGTCGCCGCGACCAGCCTCGTCGCGCCGCTGACCGACACGCCCGAGCGCCCGATCATCAGCCTCGATGCCAAGCTCGCTTCGGGCGACGCGCTGCTCAGCGTCCTCAAGCGGTCGGGCGTCGGTGCCGCCGATGCCGAGCAGGTCGGCGCGTTGGTCACCAAAGCGGTGTCGTTCGACCAGATCCAGCCGGGCACGATGCTCGACATCACATTGGGGCGCCGCACAGACAAGGCGCAAGCACGCCCGCTGCAGAACATGGCGTTCCGCGCCAGGTTCGACCTCAAGCTCGAAGTCGCCCGCAACGGTAACAGCCTGTCGCTCAAGCAGATCCCGATCGCGATCGATCACACGCCCCTGCGCGTCCAGGGTGCGATCGGATCGAGTCTCTATCGCTCGGCGCGTGCCGCCGGCGCGCCAGCCAAGGCTGTCGAATCCTTTATCCGCACGCTGGCGACGCGAGTGCCGGTCTCGCATCTCGGCTCGAACTGCAAGTTCGACATCATCGTCAAGCAGGCGCGTGCCGCCACCGGCGAGGTTCAGCTCGGCAATCTGCTCTATGCCGGAGTCAGCAGCTGCGACAACAAGGTCCAGCTGATGCCGTGGGAGAGCAACGGCAAGACCGAATGGTTCGACGGCGGCGGCAAGGGCAACAAGACCGGGATGATGGCGATGCCGGCCAATGGTCGCTTCTCGTCGGCGTTTGGAATGCGCCGCCATCCGATCCTCGGCTACAACCGCATGCACAAGGGCATCGATATCGCCGCGCCCTGGGGTACCCCGGTCTATGCCGCGACCGACGGCACCGTCCAGTTCGCCGGGCGCAGCGCGGGTTATGGCAATTTCATCAAGCTCAACCATGGCGGCGCGTTCGGCACCGGCTATGGCCATCTCAGCCGCATCGTTGTGCGTGGCGGCCAGAGCGTGCGCAAGGGGCAAGTGATCGGCGCGGTGGGCAATACCGGCATGTCGACCGGTCCGCATCTGCATTATGAGCTGTATAAGAATGGCGTCGCAGTGAATCCGCGCTCGGTGGCGTTCAGCTCGCTGCGCCAGCTGACCGGGAGCGATCTCGGCGCCTTCCGCTCGAAGCTCAGCCAGCTGCTGTCGGTGCCGGTGGGCCGCGGCGCGGCGAAGGACGAGGATTAA
- a CDS encoding CarD family transcriptional regulator, which yields MAAKALSFDVGDYVVYPKHGVGRVIELQKQEIAGMQLELYVLRFEKEKMTLRVPTNKAESVGMRKLSSDKTLREALETLKGKPKVKRTMWSRRAQEYEAKINSGDLVSIAEVVRDLFRAEDQPEQSYSERQIFEAAASRLARELAAMEEVDEPTALEKILDILRKAAAIWNKDKVPA from the coding sequence ATGGCTGCCAAGGCGCTGTCCTTCGACGTCGGCGATTATGTCGTTTACCCCAAGCACGGCGTGGGCCGTGTTATCGAGCTGCAGAAACAGGAAATTGCGGGCATGCAGCTCGAACTCTATGTGCTGCGCTTCGAAAAAGAGAAGATGACGCTGCGCGTGCCCACCAACAAGGCCGAGAGCGTCGGGATGCGCAAGCTTTCGAGCGACAAGACGCTCCGCGAGGCGCTCGAGACGCTCAAGGGCAAGCCCAAGGTCAAGCGCACCATGTGGTCGCGCCGCGCACAGGAATATGAAGCCAAGATCAATTCGGGCGACCTCGTGTCGATCGCCGAAGTGGTCCGCGATCTGTTCCGCGCCGAAGACCAGCCCGAGCAGAGCTATTCGGAGCGCCAGATCTTCGAAGCCGCCGCCAGCCGCCTCGCGCGCGAACTCGCCGCGATGGAAGAAGTCGACGAGCCGACCGCGCTCGAGAAGATCCTCGACATCCTGCGCAAGGCCGCAGCGATCTGGAACAAGGACAAGGTTCCCGCCTGA
- the fdxA gene encoding ferredoxin FdxA produces the protein MTYVVTDACIRCKYMDCVEVCPVDCFYEGENMLVINPSECIDCGVCEPECPAEAILPDTENGLEQWLELNKTYSEEWPNITQKGDVPADADALKGEEGKFEKYFSTSPGTGS, from the coding sequence ATGACCTATGTCGTCACCGACGCCTGCATCCGGTGCAAGTACATGGATTGCGTCGAGGTGTGCCCGGTCGACTGTTTCTACGAAGGCGAGAACATGCTCGTCATCAACCCCAGCGAGTGCATCGACTGCGGCGTCTGCGAGCCCGAATGCCCCGCCGAGGCGATCCTGCCCGATACCGAGAACGGCCTCGAACAGTGGCTCGAGCTCAACAAGACCTATTCCGAGGAATGGCCGAACATCACCCAGAAGGGCGACGTTCCCGCCGATGCCGACGCGTTGAAGGGTGAGGAAGGCAAGTTCGAGAAGTATTTCTCGACGAGCCCCGGCACCGGAAGCTGA
- a CDS encoding GIN domain-containing protein — MRPLLLAPLLFLVAAAPAQDRRFMISDFERLRVDGPFEVEVVPGAPGATAFGDRVALDQVSVRSNGDTLVVSSGPLSQAGRKGTLPTLRVSSRSLRGVILNGGARVRVAEMRGARVELLQTGTGTLEIASIRTDDLNASLTGTGTMTLAGTAQRARIRNYGAGSIDASGLTAGDASLTSESSGNIRIDVRFTARATALASGGITITGKPECTLRGPGPMACSGTIVRR, encoded by the coding sequence ATGCGTCCGCTGCTCCTCGCTCCGTTGCTGTTCCTCGTCGCCGCCGCGCCGGCACAGGACCGCCGCTTCATGATCAGCGACTTCGAGCGGCTACGCGTCGACGGCCCGTTCGAAGTCGAGGTCGTTCCCGGCGCCCCCGGGGCAACGGCGTTCGGCGACCGTGTCGCGCTCGATCAGGTCTCGGTGCGGAGCAACGGCGATACATTGGTGGTGAGCAGCGGCCCGCTCTCGCAGGCCGGCCGCAAGGGGACGCTGCCGACGCTGCGTGTCTCCAGCCGGTCGCTGCGCGGGGTGATCCTCAACGGCGGCGCCAGGGTGCGCGTCGCGGAGATGCGCGGCGCCCGCGTCGAACTGCTGCAGACCGGGACGGGAACGCTCGAAATAGCGTCGATCCGCACCGACGATCTCAACGCCAGCCTCACCGGCACCGGCACGATGACGCTGGCCGGTACCGCCCAGCGCGCCCGAATACGCAATTACGGCGCAGGTTCGATCGACGCGAGCGGCCTCACCGCCGGCGATGCCAGCCTCACTTCGGAGAGCAGCGGCAACATCCGGATCGATGTGCGCTTCACTGCGCGCGCGACGGCGCTGGCCAGCGGCGGGATCACCATCACCGGCAAGCCCGAATGCACGCTGCGCGGCCCCGGGCCGATGGCATGTTCGGGGACGATCGTCCGGCGCTAG
- a CDS encoding head GIN domain-containing protein — MRMLLIVALLPLAACQSNWEKKGEAAQASGSGATRTFAATGFTGVELRGSDDVDVKTGANFAVTAEGDTKVLDQLDIRVVNGTLRVARKDSKWFSNDRGARVHVVMPRLTAAAVGGSGDLTVDRAEGDFGGAVSGSGNLTIADLRAGSADLSVAGSGDMSVAGSASKLSASIAGSGNIDARRLTAANADVSIAGSGNVFGTVKGPASVSIVGSGDAELGGGAKCSVNAVGSGEARCS, encoded by the coding sequence ATGCGTATGTTGCTGATCGTCGCGCTGCTGCCGCTGGCCGCATGCCAATCCAATTGGGAGAAGAAGGGCGAGGCCGCGCAGGCGAGCGGCAGCGGCGCCACGCGCACCTTCGCCGCTACCGGCTTCACTGGCGTCGAATTGCGCGGCTCGGACGATGTCGACGTCAAGACCGGGGCGAATTTCGCAGTGACCGCCGAGGGCGATACGAAGGTCCTCGACCAGCTCGACATCCGGGTGGTCAACGGCACGCTCCGCGTCGCCCGCAAGGACAGCAAATGGTTCAGCAATGACCGCGGTGCGCGCGTGCATGTCGTCATGCCCAGGCTCACTGCGGCTGCCGTGGGGGGCTCGGGCGATCTCACCGTCGACCGCGCCGAGGGCGATTTCGGCGGCGCTGTCTCCGGATCGGGCAATCTCACCATCGCCGATCTTCGCGCCGGCAGTGCCGACCTGTCGGTGGCCGGATCGGGCGATATGAGCGTCGCGGGAAGCGCGTCGAAGCTGTCCGCCTCGATCGCCGGTTCGGGCAACATCGACGCCAGGCGCCTTACCGCCGCGAACGCCGATGTCTCGATCGCCGGTTCGGGCAATGTCTTCGGCACCGTCAAGGGGCCGGCTTCGGTCTCGATCGTCGGATCGGGCGATGCCGAACTCGGCGGCGGGGCCAAATGCTCGGTCAACGCAGTGGGCTCGGGCGAGGCGCGCTGCAGCTAA
- the rplT gene encoding 50S ribosomal protein L20 — protein sequence MARVKRGVTTRAKHKNILEQAKGYRGRRKNTIRIARQAVEKAGQYAYRDRKVKKRTFRGLWIQRINAGVRAEGLTYSQFMHGLKLAGIELDRKVLADIAMHEGEAFSAIVAQAKAALPQAA from the coding sequence ATGGCACGCGTCAAACGGGGTGTTACCACCCGCGCCAAGCACAAGAACATTCTGGAACAGGCGAAGGGCTATCGCGGCCGTCGCAAGAACACGATCCGCATCGCGCGGCAGGCCGTCGAGAAGGCCGGCCAGTACGCGTATCGCGACCGCAAGGTTAAGAAGCGGACCTTCCGGGGTCTGTGGATCCAGCGCATCAACGCCGGCGTCCGCGCCGAAGGCCTGACCTATTCGCAGTTCATGCACGGGCTCAAGCTCGCCGGCATCGAACTCGACCGGAAGGTCTTGGCCGACATCGCGATGCACGAAGGCGAGGCGTTCAGCGCCATCGTCGCGCAGGCGAAAGCGGCTTTGCCCCAGGCCGCCTGA
- a CDS encoding S4 domain-containing protein codes for MADGETLRLDRFLWFARLAKSRSAAQAIAEKGTLRLDGRRIERSAAAVRVGTIIVFPLYGKVLALRVEALPKRRGPPAEAAQLYTRLETASPRNVDAAESGA; via the coding sequence ATGGCTGACGGCGAGACTCTCCGGCTCGACCGCTTCCTGTGGTTCGCTCGCCTCGCCAAGTCGCGCAGCGCGGCGCAGGCGATCGCCGAAAAAGGCACGCTGCGCCTCGATGGGCGCCGGATCGAGCGTTCGGCGGCGGCAGTGCGCGTCGGGACGATCATCGTCTTCCCGCTCTACGGCAAGGTGCTAGCGCTGCGGGTAGAGGCATTGCCGAAGCGCCGCGGTCCGCCGGCCGAGGCGGCCCAACTCTACACGCGACTGGAAACCGCGAGCCCCAGAAACGTTGACGCCGCAGAATCCGGGGCATAG
- the rpmI gene encoding 50S ribosomal protein L35 yields MPKLKTKSGVKKRFKFTATGKIKHGFAGKRHRLISHNAKYIRQNRGTSVLAHADTARVVGWAPYGLK; encoded by the coding sequence ATGCCCAAGCTCAAGACCAAGAGCGGTGTGAAGAAACGCTTCAAATTCACCGCCACTGGCAAGATCAAGCACGGATTCGCTGGCAAGCGTCACCGTCTGATCAGCCACAACGCCAAATATATCCGCCAGAATCGCGGCACTTCCGTGCTTGCTCATGCCGATACCGCTCGTGTGGTCGGCTGGGCTCCGTACGGTCTGAAGTAA